One bacterium genomic window, GTTCCTCAGCCAAACCCTGCAGCTGTATAGAGTATTTTTCCGCCAATTCGAGGTTCCCTGCTTCCGCCTCCAGATTGGCCATGGCCCAAATAAACGGAGACTGCTGCCCTCTGGGTAATTTTTGCAGTGCTGCCTCGAGCAGGGGACGGGCCTGCTCATAGCGATGGGCTTTGCTCCAAACATTGGCCTTTGCCGCCAAGGCAGAGGCCTGTGCTTGTTGCGAGGTGTCCGGATCCGTTTTCTCCGCCAGTTCGCACTCCTCGAGCGCTACGCTGCTTTGACCAAGGCCGGCATACACGTCGGCAAGCCGGCGGTACGCTGCGCTGATGACCGCGGGATCGGAAAAACTCTTGACCATATCAGAGAGCTGGGCGACGGCTTCGTCATAGCGGCCGGTGCGCAGATAACAGGTGGCGATTTTATCCGCCGACATGGAGAATTGCGGATCCGCTTTAAGCGCCGCCTGGTAAGAAGCGATGGCCTTGTCGTATTCTCCCAGCGTCATATAAAGATCGGCGAGGCTGTCATGCGGATTGGGTTCATCGGGTAAAAGCTCGGTGTATTTAATGAACACCTGCTTGGCTTTATCATAGTCGCCCTGGTCACGATAGGCATAACCCAGATTGTTGTAAGCCGCATGATATTCTGGATGAATCTCCAGGACCTGCATGAATTCCTGAACGGCGGCTTCATACTCGCGGTTGGCATAATGGGATATGGCGCTCCAGTACCAAAAGGTCTCGACTTTGGGGTATTTCTTTTTCAACATTTGAAATTGCTTCTGTGCGTCATTGAGCCGGTTGTCAAAAAAATAATACATTGCTGTGACAAATCCCTGCTCCATTTTGCTTGCTCGTGCGGCTGCGTTTTTTGCCCGGCTGATCGCCTGCTTTTGTTCCGGATAAGTGCTCGTCGTCAGACCCAACCCGAGATGAGCGAGCGCAAAATCCGCGTCCTGCTGAATCGCTTTTTCGAAATGGATTTTTGCCACATCCGTCCGTTGTTTGTCGAGGCATAGCCAGCCCTTTTCAAATTCCGCTCTGGCGGCTTCAGATTTCGTGGTGATGGTGAGACCTCTGGTCTGGGCCATCAGACAGCCTGCAGCCAAAAGACAAATCAAAGCCGGCGTCTTTCTCATAACAACCTCCTTTATTGTTGAAATAAAACAATTTATGGAAATATCAAAAAGGAAGGTTCCCGGCGGTGTGGAAATAAAAAAAGGCAGTATAAATCGGTCCAGCGGACAAATTCATCATGCCTTTTGGTCTGAGGATGGCTATTGCCATGACAGCCATATGATCCTTATTGTCAGTATAGGATAAAATATAAAAATAGTCAAGAGAAAAATATTGCGCTGCTCTGCGCTCCTCATGGAGCGACGCTACTTTTATCTTGTTTTGTTGATCTGATTTCTGTCCGCGTCCACCCCGTGCCGGCATCAAGTGGAGCGGGTTGCGTTTTCATCTGGCTATCACCCTCTTCACCGGCACGTCTTTCGTCTGTGGCCTCCTCTCCGCGCTGCTGATGATCTATCCGATTCTGTCGCTTTTTTTCTTATTTCCCGGACGCGGCTGTGCACCCTTTTCTCTTATCTCGGCGCCATGAGTCTGTTCATTTTTTGTTCCACTAGGTCATCATGATGCATCTCATCCGCCTGTTCAAAAGCCTGGATGAGGTCATCTCCTGGAGTGAAGCGGGGATTCTCGTCGGTCGTCAGCGGGGCTGTACCTCTGCTGATCGGTGAGACGGTGAAGCGCATCCCTTGGCCGGCCTTTATCCACCGACCGGTTATCTTGAATCCTCTGTTTCAGCGCCGGCAATCGTAACGACCTATGCCAACCGTTGCCCGTACCAGGTTTTCCATCTCCTGCCGCCACGCTGATGGTGCTTTTTTATACGATAAAAATCCACAGGATGGGCGGCGTTCAGAGAAAACACACAGTGATGCTTGTAGTCATCAAGGGTGGCGGATCGATAGGACCTACACCCTCATGGGTGTGAGACACTTATCCATGCCGTACCGCTCATGAGAATAAATCGGCGCTGTAAGCACGCCCCTAGGCATATTTTCTATCCTTGGATTTTTTCTGCGAAGAAACGGAAGAGAGGGGATCGATGAGCAAGCCCTCTCGTCTGTTTTCGCTGACCAGTCTTTTCTTCTTCCGCTGGAGCACAGCCGGCTGTTTTTCTTCTGTCGGCTAAGTGAAATAAGTTTCTGCAAAGAATGCGGTCTTGTGCTCCTGATTACAGGTCGGGCCGGCTGGCGCAAAATCCGAGGGTCAGTCCGCCGTCCACCACAAACACCGAGCCGGTGATATACCCCGCTTCATCGCTCGCCAGGAATCGGACCATAGAGGCGACCTCCTGTTTCGTTCCCACCCGGCCCAAGGGGATGGCGGAGAGCAATTTTTCCTGCCTTTGCGGACCGGTGAGATCGGTGGCAATGGCGCCGGGCGTGACTTGATTGACCTGGATGTTGTATTCAGCCAGTTCCAACGCCATGCTCTTGGTGAGCATCAACAATCCGCTCTTGGAAATGCTATAGGGCGCATAAGAGCGGCGACAGTGCATTTCGTGCACTGAGCCGATGTTGATGATTTTGCCGCCGCCGCGCCGGATCATCATCTCCGCAGCCAGCTGGCTGCAGAGAAAGGGCGCCTTTAGATTTACGGCCAGTACATGATCCCAGTCTTGCTCCTGAATCTGCAAAAATCCGGCTTCCTTTTGAAAAACGGCGTTGTTGACCAGCACGTCCAGTCCGTTGCACTGTTTTTCGATTTGCGCAAACATTCTGCGAATGGCAGCCGAATCCGCCAGATCACAGGGGATCATCACCGCGTTGGAGCCGGCGGTTCCGACGTGCTCCCAGGCGCGATGCAACTCGTCGTCGTCAGCCGGTCCGTGGACGATCACTTGTGCCTTTTCCCGGGCAAAAGTCAGGGCGATCTCCAGACCGATGCCCCTTGTGGAACCGGTCACCAATATGGTTCTATCTTTGATCGGCATAGGCTGTCTCCACGCCAGCGTTCGGTTGATGACTCCAGGGTTCAAACACCACCTTGTAAGCCTGTTTCGGATCCTGCAGCAGCAAACGAAAAGCCGCTTCATAGCCTTCGAGCGGAAAACGGTGGGTGATCCATGGCTTTACATCGATGGCCCCGCTGTTGAGCAGTTCATAGGCCTCCCGCAGGTCGCGGTAAAAGGCATTGGACGAGGTTGTCAGCGTGCGTTCACAGCCGAGCAGCGCGGCGTCGATGGTCAGGGGCGTCCGGTGGACCGCCAAATTCACGTACACGCCGGATTCCTCCAGCAGCGGCAGGGCTTCGTTGAGCGAGGCGCTGCTGCCCACGGAATCAAAGATAGCGGCGCATCTCTCTTGCCCTAAAATTCTCAATGCCTCTTGCTGCACATTCTGCTGCGATGGATCGATGATAAAGAAATCCGCATAATGACCGATAACCCGGCGGGCCAGCGGTGAAGGATCGGAGAGGATGACGGTTTGCGCGCCTTTGATTCTGGCGGTTTGGGCGATGCTCAAGCCGGCCGGGCCGCCGCCGATGCACAGCACATTGGCGCCCGGACGCAGCTGTGTGCGGCCGACGACGTGCACAGCAACACAGAGGATATCGGCCATGGCCGCCTCTGCACAGCTCAGGTTTTCCGCCAGTGGATAAAGCATGTCCGCCCAGCCCAGGCAGTACTCGGCATAGGCGCCGGGATAATAGTCCATGCTCCCCCAGCCCTGCGCGTGGCCGATGTGGATCATGTGCCGGCAGAGGTTTTCTCTGCCGCTTTTGCAGAAGGGGCATTCACCGCAGGACCGATAGGCCTGCACGCCGACCCGGCGGCCCAGTAAACTCTCATATTTTTTATGCTGAACCTGGACCACTTCCCCGCTGAATTCATGGCCCATGACCAGATTGGCTGGATTGTCGATGTGTCGGCCGAGCGTGTGCAGGGCCCAGGGATTTTCGCCGGCATAGTAGCGCAGATCGCTGCCGCAGATTCCGCAGGCCAGCACCTTGATGAGCACCTGATTTTCATCCCTAAGTGTAAAAACCGGAATGTCGGTTAATTCCAGGTTTTTGGGTTTTTTCAGGACAATGGCTTTCATCCTGCACGTCCGTTTTCTGGTGAATGCACCGACGTCTTGTTCAGCAGCGCCGGCGTGCTGGTCGTAGTCTATGGATAAGTATATACCAAAATGGTAAAAGATGCAAGAGAAATTGCCATGGTCAGATCTTGCCGCGAACGGCCGAAGCAGAAAATCCATCAACAGACAATCAGGCCGGCACGATCTTCCGTTTCATACCGGATTTTTCAACAACCTTTCCGCCGGCGATAGAAAAAGACATTAGTGCAGTCAGGAACGGCTTCAGCTTGTCGAGCGGTCGCAGAGCCATGGACAAAAGCTGGAGATCGGGTTAAAGGTGGACGCTTTGAGCGACCACTATACGCATAATTATCGATACGAGGTGCTGGGCTGTCGCCTGATCAAAGTGTGGTCCTATCAGAAGGACGCAGCTGATACGGTGGACGCGGCATCGGTGCGCGACATCACGGCGGAGGTCGAACGATTCACGGCCGACAGCGGCCGATGCGCGATCGTCCTCTCCGGGGAAAAGACAAGGCAAGACCGGTCTGATGTGGTGGCGGCATCCGCGCGATTACGCGCAGAGCGATGAAGTCACTCCCTTTTGCTGTCGGACCGGCATGGCCAAAGCGGCGGTGCAGCCGGTCTGGTACGACGAATACTATCAGACTCGCCCCGGTTATTATATTTACGAACACTGGACCTGTCTGCTGGCAGGTGGACGAGTGAATATTCATCCATTTTATCCGAGATCCGAAGAGCCGGAAGAGGAGGGTGATTTCCGTATCCTTCCGATCCTGCGTGGCGGTGCGGACCGCATCCGCTCGCGAACACGGCTGCTGAATTTTGTCATGCAGGCTCCGCTGCAGTGTCCGGTCGCCGTTGTGTTCGGCCATTGGGGCGTGATGAACTGGACCTACCCTCAATACTTTGATTCGCTTCAGGCTGCGATCACCCTGTGCAATGAGCTGGCCCGGCGGGGCTATCCGGCAGCCAGGAGGAACCGCGCGGCAAAACGATCCGGGTGGACAAGGCGTCTGTCTTTTCAAACGACGGCCGGCAGACTTTTCAGATCTCCGCAGAAGCGGTCGGGGGTTCTCGCGTGCCGGCCTTCACATCCGCTGGTGGATCTGGATTTATCCAAACCGAATCTCGCCGATGATTTTGAAATGGAAGGGATGACCGAGCCGGTCAACTATGTGCGGGATACGCCGTTCATGCGGCAGGGCGCCTGGGATTTTCTCCACAATCGGGTGTTCAAAGAGATGGACGCGATACAGGCGTTGTGCCGTGAATAACGCTGTCTGTGAATGGTACATGCAACGGCAAATTAAAAAGCCTGCAGACTACGCCGCAGGCTTTTAATAGAGTGATAAATCCTTCCGATGCCTGAAGGGAGTTTGATTCAATCAGCGGAAAAATTTTCCCAACACATTGCTGATATCGTCCAACGCATTGCCATCGCCGTCGCTGTCGAGCATCTTGTTCAGAGAGCTAAAAATGTTCGGTTGCGAAGTTGTGGCTTTTTGCTGCTGACTGGTGAGCAGGTCGGTCATGCCGGAGACATCCAGGTTTTGTTCACGGGTGGTTTTTCCTAACGCGCCCATCACCAGCGGCGCCATCATCTGCAGGATCTGGCTCATGGTGTCGGTGTCGACACCCGCGGTTTTGCTGAGACGGGATGTTACGTTGGATTGATCCTCGCCAAAGATGTGTTTGAGAATGCCGCTGCCCGAGCTGCCGGCGACGTTGTTGATGAGGCCTCCGAGGTTGTCGAAAATAGAGCCGTCATGGTCTTTCACCAGAGCGTTGTGCAGGGAATTGGCCCCGGATTGGTTGGATGCATTGCGAGTCAGTGCAGAGAGAAGCAAGGGAGCGGCTACCCCTATCGCCTTGGCGGCAACGCTCGGATCTATTCCGAGCTGGTTCGCGATTTTGTTGATGGTTGGGCCGCTGATTTGCTGTACGAGCATTTGCAATAATGCGTTCATAAAAAACTCCCTTACGTGTAATGATTCGTTATTTTAAAATTCAACATAGTTTAGGCGATAAATGTTCCCCTGTTCCATCTTAAATTGTAACAAAATCGTATCAATTCTAATCTCCAGCCTGCGGCTGAGGGTGGCGCGCCTTAGCGTGATCATCCCGAATCATCATTCTTTTTCCGGATCATTCAGCCAGCGCTCCATGGCCGTCGGCTCAAACCATGTCCCGCTGATAAAAAGGTCGTCTTTTCCCCTTACCATGCCTGAAGCGTATTTTTCGCACCACAGTAAAACGTTGTTGCGTATGGCATTTAATACCGCTATTTTAGAATGACATCCTCATCGCAGCGTCAGGGCATTTCTCTGATGTAGAGGTCTATGGACTATGAATCCGCTCCGGCCATTTTCAGCCCTTGTCATTTTTTTCCTGACTGCGGAATTATCCGTTGCAGAGACCGCAGCCTGGCAAGGCCGGGCCATGGCTTCAGTGCACTGCAGCGATCAGGCGAGTCTGCCGGTGTGGCTGGTGGGCCGCTATCTCCCGCAGCTCAACGTGCAACGGCGCATCGACGCCGGGCTGATGGACCTCGAGGCGTCTATGAATGTCAATGCTGAGTTGGCCTGGGATCCTTCCGATTCTTCTTTTAGCACGAGTTCATGCAAAGCCTATCGACTATGGTTGCGTTACTCTACCGAACAGCTCGAGATTCGGCTGGGGTTGCAAAAGATCAACTTTGGTTCCGCCACGCTGCTGCGGCCATTAATGTGGTTCGATCAGGTGGATCCCCGGGATCCGCTGCAGCTGACCGACGGCGTCTGGGGACTTCTCGGCCGTTACTATTTTCTCGACAACGCCAATCTCTGGTTGTGGCTGCTGTGGCCAACAGACCAACCGAAAACCTGGGAGACCGAATCCTCCAGTCCCAACGTTCCTGAGTGGGGTGGCCGCGTTCAATATCCGCTTCCGCGGGGTGAGATAGGGCTTTCCGGCCATGTCCGTAAAGTCGAAACCCGCGCTTGGGATGCCTTCAGCCGGGAAGAGTCGCCTGAAGGGCGTATAGGCATCGATGGCAAGTGGGATTGGATTCTCGGATTGTGGTTCGAAGGCGCCTGGATTCACCGCGGCCAAGTCCATGGCGTTGCTCATGACCAGTCCGCGTGGACTCTGGGCGCGGATTACACCTTCGCCATCGGCCATGGTCTGAACGCGCTTTACGAACATCTCTGGGTTTCCTGGAACAAAGGGGTTATGTTTTTCAACAGTGCCAGGACCTTCAGCGGGCTTTCATTTTCATATCCATTGAGCGGCTTCGATCAACTTGCCGCTATTTTCTATTTGGATTGGGAGCAAAAGGGCGTCTACCGTTTTCTCTCCTGGCGTCGGCAGTGGACCCATTTTTCATTGAATGTGATGGCCTTCCGCAATCCCGCCGCCATGATGCTGCCGAACGCATCCAGCGGTCAGGCGGCGGCCGGATGGAGCGGCACAGGGCTGCAGGGAATGGTGATCTATCACCATTGAAGGAGCTACCTGGACGGCCGGCTGGAACAGTGGTAGTAGAAAAGTGCGTCGGCCGGACAGGAGGATGAAAACAAGCGATCACGGTTTTATTGATTAAAGGCAACGAACAGTCTGATGATGTTCGACCCATAGTGAAAAAGTATTTTTTTCTGTAACAGGGCACAACCATTTTTTCTCACAACGGCGGCTTATGGAAAACAATCAGATCATCAACATCAAGAGCCTGGTCAAGCGATTCCCCATCGGAGACGGCTATTTCACCGCTTTGCAGGGCATCACCCTGCATTTCGCCGCCGGCGAGTTCGCCGGACTGGTTGGACCCAGCGGCTCAGGCAAGACCACGTTGCTCAACATTATCGGCTCGCTGGACGCGCCCAGCGAGGGATCGGTGGTTGTTCTGGGCAACGAGATCTCACGGCTCAGCCATCGGGAATCGGCTGCATTGCGCAACTATCACATCGGCTTTATCTTTCAGACTTATAATCTGCTGCCGGTGTTTTCTGTTTACGACAATGTCGAGTTTCCTTTATTGCTGCAGAAAAGGGACCGCGCCGGCCGGAGAAAAGCGGTCCTGGAAGCTCTGGAGTGGGTGGGCTTGAGCGACAAAGCGCTGTCCAAGCCTGCGCAGCTCTCCGGCGGCGAGTGTCAGCGCGTTTCCATCGCCCGCGCTATGGTCAAACGGCCGGAGCTGGTGCTTGCCGATGAGCCGTCGGCCAACCTGGATGCGAAAAATTCGCATCATATCATTCAGACCATGAAAAGGTTGAACCGCGAAATGGGAACGACTTTTTTGTTTGCCACACACGATGAAAAGGTGATGGGGTATCTGGATCGCATCATCTCTCTGGATGACGGCCGTGTGGCTCGAGACGAACGGCCGATGAGGGCAAAAGATCCTCAGCCCGATTCAACAGCAGAGGAGAACGGCCATGCTCGCCGTCAAGCTCGCATTTAAGAACCTGATCGGCGCCGGGCTGCGCACTTGGCTGACCGCTGCGGTGCTGTCGTTCGCTTTCGTGGTGACTGTTTTCTACAATGGACTGCTCGACGGTTGGAATCTTCAGGCGCGCAACGACACTCAGGCCTGGGAGATCGGCGGCGGCCAGTTCTGGCATCCGCAGTATGATCGCTTTGATCCTTTTTCTTTGCAGGATGCGCATGCCGGCCTTTCGCCTGAGGTGCAAAAACTGGTTGAGAAGAAAAAGCTCGCACCCCTGCTCATCACTCAGGCCTCCGTCTACTCCGGCGGCCGCCTGATCAATGTCCTGCTCAAGGGCATTGACGCCGATCAGCGAATCCTTCGACTGCCCACCCATTGCTTCAAGACCGATTCGGTGGAGATCCCGGCATTCATCGGCCGGCGCATGGCCGCAGACATGGGATTGAAACCCGGCGATGCCCTGCTGGTGCGCTGGCGCGACAAGAACGGCGTTTTTGATGCGCGCGAGGTCACGATTGTGCAGATTTTTGCCGCCAACGTACCTTCCATCGACAACGGCCAGATCTGGTTGGCTCTGGATCGATTGCAGGAAATGACTGGACTGGTGAATCAGGCCACTCTGCTGGTGGCGGCAACAGACCAAATCCCTGTCGAGTTATCAGGATGGATTTTTCGGCCGCCCTCTTTTCTCCTCAAAGAGTTCGAGGAGATCATTCGGAGCAAAAAAGTCGGTTCGAGCATCGTCTATGGTCTGCTGCTGGCCATTGCACTGCTGGCCATCTTTGACACTCAAGTGCTCTCTATATTCCGCCGCCGGCGCGAGATCGGCACTTATATGGCCATGGGCATGACCAGGAGCCAGGTGATCGGCCTGTTCACGCTTGAGGGCGGTGCGCACAGCATCCTGGCGTTGTTGTTGGCTCTGGTGTACGGTTTTCCACTGTTGCGCTGGCTGGCGGTTCACGGCATCGGCATGCCCGAGGTGGCGGACGCCGTCGGCATGACCATGGGGGAAAAATTGATCCCGGTCTACAGCGTCGGCATGATACTTTTCGCTGTGGCGCTGGTGGTGGTTTCGACCGCCATTGTCAGCTATCTGCCCGCCCGCCGGATCGCCGGAATGAAGCCCACTGAAGCATTGAGGGGAAAAGTAAACTGAGAAACGACGATGCCATGGCCATGGAGTGAAAGGAAAACACGGTGATTCGCTTTCTCCTCAAGGGCGTTCTGCACGATCGTCATCGCAGTCTGCTGCCCCTGATCGTCATCACACTCGGTGTGGCCTTGACGGTCTTGGGGCACGCCTGGGTGAACGGCGTGCTGGGCGAGTCGTTCGTTATGAGCGCGCATTTCAGCACCGGCCATCTCAAGGTGATGACCCGCGCTTATAGCGAAGAACAGGCTCAGATGCCCATCGACCTCGCGCTGATCGGTGTGAAGGAGATCATGGACGAACTGGCCGCCATCGGCGAAGTCGATTGGACACCACGGATACGGTTCGGCGGCCTGATCGATTTTCCGGATGAAACCGGCAATTCCAGGAGTCAGGGACCGGTCACCGGATTTGCCGTCGATCTGCTGACGCCGGGATCCCGGGAACCCGGCCGCTTCAATCTCACCTCGTCCATCCTCTCCGGCCGCATGCCGGCCTGTGAGGAGGAGGCCTTGCTCACCCACGATTTTGCCGAAAAATTTCATATTCAGCCCGGCGATCGCTTTACATTTTTCGGCAGCACCATGGAAGGCGGCATGGCTTTCGGCAATTTCGTTGTCGCCGGCACCGTGCGCTTCGGCGCTGAGGCCCTTGATCACGGCGCCATCCTCATTGATCTGGCCGCCGGCCAACGAATGCTCGGCATGCAAGACGCGGCCGGCGAGATCCTCGGTTTTTTTACAGACAATCGCTATGACCAGAAGCAGGCCCAGGCCATTGCCGATCACTTTAACGCCCGCCGATCCGGCAGCGCGGATGAGTTTATTCCGGTGATGGTGACCATGCGCGATCAGGAGGGCATGGCGCAACTGTTCGATTATACCCACAGCATCAGCGCCGTTTTAATCACTGCTTTTGTGCTGGCCATGTCGGTTGTGCTCTGGAACGCCGGATTGATCGGCGGGCTGCGGCGCTACGGCGAATTCGGCGTTCGTCTCGCCCTGGGCGAAGAAAAAAGCCATATCTACCGCACGTTGATTTATGAGGCGGTGCTCATCGGCCTGATCGGCTCGATGATCGGCACGGTCATTGGATTGGGATTGGCCCTGTATCTGCAGGTGGTGGGACTCGATATGGGTGATGCCATGCGGGCGTCGACAATGATGATGCCCTCTGTCATACGGACTCAGGTCACGGCCACGGACTTTTGGATCGGGTTTATCCCCGGGCTTTTTTCCATGACCCTGGGCAGCGCCCTCTCCGGTCTGGGCATCTATAAGCGCAGCACCGCCCATCTATTCAAGGAGTTGGAAGCCTAGAAGGGTGAAAGGTCGTCTATGAGCAAAATCGCTATGTTGATGCTGGGGCTCCTGATCGTTCATACGCTCAGCGCTCAAAACGCGGACGAGATTCTGGCCAGAGTAGACCAGAACCTGTCGGCCACGAACCGGGTGATGGAATCAGAGATGACCATTCATGGCCGACGCAGCAGCCGTACTCTCACCGCCAAGAGCTATGCCGAGGGAACGAAAAAGTCCTTTACCGAATACCTCTCCCCCATTGCGGAAAGAGGGACCAAGATGCTCAAGCTCGAAGGCCGGTTATGGATCTATTCGCCGTCCACCGATCGCACCATCCAAATCTCCGGCCACCTGCTGCGGCAGTCGGTGATGGGCAGCGACCTTTCTTATGAGGATTTGATGGACGATCGCAAGTTGAGTGAGATTTACCGTGCCCGATTGGCGGGCGAAGAGCAGGTCGGCGAGCGGGCCGCCTGGGTGCTGGAACTGACGGCTGTGTTGGAGGATGCCGCTTATCCGAAACAGAAGCTCTGGATCGACCAGGAGCGTTTTGTGCCGCTCAAGCAGGAGCTGTATGCTAAAAGCGGCAAGCAACTGAAGAGCGTGTTGTATCAGGATGTGAGAAAAATAGACGGACGGTGGTTTCCCTGCGCCTGTCTATATAAAGACCTGCTGAAACAGGGCAAAGGAACTGAATGTAAAATCAACCATATCGCTTTTGATCAACCTATTCCGCCATATCTGTTCACCAAAGCGGCGCTGAAGCAATGAGATTTTCCTTTGGGGAAAATACCCGCCGACTGTGTTGTCCTTCCGCCTCTTTATATCTTCGAACACCAACAAAATATAGATCCGAAAAAGCTGCCCTGTCCTTACCGACAGGCTGCCTTCGTTCAGCTCAATTCAAGCGCACTCCCAAATAAAACCGCCGGCCCGAGGTCGGTCCCCAGATCAGCGAAGAGTCAAAGTAAGGGCTGAACGGCTCATCCCAAGCCAGGATCGGCTGCTGTTGACGAAAGCCGGTGAGATTTTCACCGCCGATATAGAGCTCCAATTTTTTGAGTTTGCGCGTGACCTGGGCAAAAAGCTGCACATAATCGGGCGAATGCTGCCCCAATCGGTAGCTCTCTGGATTGGCCTCGGTGTTGGGCAGCCGTGTCCTGCCATTGTACTGGGTGGTGACGTCAAACTGCCACTTGCGGTTGGGAACCGTGTAGGAGAGCACCAGCACACCCTTGTGGCGCGGATTGAGCGGCAGTTCTTTCAGCTGGTCTGCAAAGGTCATGCGCACGTCGTTGAAGCGATAAGCCGCGGTCACATCCATGCCTTTGACTGCGGTCATCGTCACCTCGATTTGACCACTGTTGGAATAGGAACGACCGTCAAGGTTGTAGAGCAGGATCGCCCGGGGAGTGTGGTCCAGATCCACCACGGTTTGCTGTAAGAATTCAGTGCGATAGAAATCGATCACCACGTTTCCGGGACGATCCGGCCCCAAGGAGAAATCACGTGTGATCTGCACGCCGGCGTTCCACGCCTCCTCGGCCTCGAGCGGTTCCGAGAAGATCACCTCCCTGGCGCTGGCCAAAATTGAGGGACTGTCCATAAACAGATGAGGCACGCGATAGCCCTTGCCCGCTGAAAGCCGCAGGGAGGTCAACGCATCCATCTGATATCGGAGATGGAAACGCGGAGTGTAAAAAGAACCATAGAGGTTGTGGCGG contains:
- a CDS encoding ABC transporter permease, yielding MLAVKLAFKNLIGAGLRTWLTAAVLSFAFVVTVFYNGLLDGWNLQARNDTQAWEIGGGQFWHPQYDRFDPFSLQDAHAGLSPEVQKLVEKKKLAPLLITQASVYSGGRLINVLLKGIDADQRILRLPTHCFKTDSVEIPAFIGRRMAADMGLKPGDALLVRWRDKNGVFDAREVTIVQIFAANVPSIDNGQIWLALDRLQEMTGLVNQATLLVAATDQIPVELSGWIFRPPSFLLKEFEEIIRSKKVGSSIVYGLLLAIALLAIFDTQVLSIFRRRREIGTYMAMGMTRSQVIGLFTLEGGAHSILALLLALVYGFPLLRWLAVHGIGMPEVADAVGMTMGEKLIPVYSVGMILFAVALVVVSTAIVSYLPARRIAGMKPTEALRGKVN
- a CDS encoding outer membrane lipoprotein-sorting protein, whose translation is MSKIAMLMLGLLIVHTLSAQNADEILARVDQNLSATNRVMESEMTIHGRRSSRTLTAKSYAEGTKKSFTEYLSPIAERGTKMLKLEGRLWIYSPSTDRTIQISGHLLRQSVMGSDLSYEDLMDDRKLSEIYRARLAGEEQVGERAAWVLELTAVLEDAAYPKQKLWIDQERFVPLKQELYAKSGKQLKSVLYQDVRKIDGRWFPCACLYKDLLKQGKGTECKINHIAFDQPIPPYLFTKAALKQ
- a CDS encoding ABC transporter ATP-binding protein, with product MENNQIINIKSLVKRFPIGDGYFTALQGITLHFAAGEFAGLVGPSGSGKTTLLNIIGSLDAPSEGSVVVLGNEISRLSHRESAALRNYHIGFIFQTYNLLPVFSVYDNVEFPLLLQKRDRAGRRKAVLEALEWVGLSDKALSKPAQLSGGECQRVSIARAMVKRPELVLADEPSANLDAKNSHHIIQTMKRLNREMGTTFLFATHDEKVMGYLDRIISLDDGRVARDERPMRAKDPQPDSTAEENGHARRQARI
- a CDS encoding alcohol dehydrogenase catalytic domain-containing protein; its protein translation is MKAIVLKKPKNLELTDIPVFTLRDENQVLIKVLACGICGSDLRYYAGENPWALHTLGRHIDNPANLVMGHEFSGEVVQVQHKKYESLLGRRVGVQAYRSCGECPFCKSGRENLCRHMIHIGHAQGWGSMDYYPGAYAEYCLGWADMLYPLAENLSCAEAAMADILCVAVHVVGRTQLRPGANVLCIGGGPAGLSIAQTARIKGAQTVILSDPSPLARRVIGHYADFFIIDPSQQNVQQEALRILGQERCAAIFDSVGSSASLNEALPLLEESGVYVNLAVHRTPLTIDAALLGCERTLTTSSNAFYRDLREAYELLNSGAIDVKPWITHRFPLEGYEAAFRLLLQDPKQAYKVVFEPWSHQPNAGVETAYADQR
- a CDS encoding DUF937 domain-containing protein, producing the protein MNALLQMLVQQISGPTINKIANQLGIDPSVAAKAIGVAAPLLLSALTRNASNQSGANSLHNALVKDHDGSIFDNLGGLINNVAGSSGSGILKHIFGEDQSNVTSRLSKTAGVDTDTMSQILQMMAPLVMGALGKTTREQNLDVSGMTDLLTSQQQKATTSQPNIFSSLNKMLDSDGDGNALDDISNVLGKFFR
- a CDS encoding tetratricopeptide repeat protein, yielding MRKTPALICLLAAGCLMAQTRGLTITTKSEAARAEFEKGWLCLDKQRTDVAKIHFEKAIQQDADFALAHLGLGLTTSTYPEQKQAISRAKNAAARASKMEQGFVTAMYYFFDNRLNDAQKQFQMLKKKYPKVETFWYWSAISHYANREYEAAVQEFMQVLEIHPEYHAAYNNLGYAYRDQGDYDKAKQVFIKYTELLPDEPNPHDSLADLYMTLGEYDKAIASYQAALKADPQFSMSADKIATCYLRTGRYDEAVAQLSDMVKSFSDPAVISAAYRRLADVYAGLGQSSVALEECELAEKTDPDTSQQAQASALAAKANVWSKAHRYEQARPLLEAALQKLPRGQQSPFIWAMANLEAEAGNLELAEKYSIQLQGLAEEQGLLKAYATGLNYLKAVIAREKGDYATAIAAFEKGGELNKSNPLAYRVDLAKVYFKNSDNAAARSALKPVLDQNPNDPEALLLLADLAIAEKDPDAADKSLTTLKTLLASADDDFYLLQEVKKKQAVAQKLQK
- a CDS encoding 3-oxoacyl-ACP reductase FabG, producing the protein MPIKDRTILVTGSTRGIGLEIALTFAREKAQVIVHGPADDDELHRAWEHVGTAGSNAVMIPCDLADSAAIRRMFAQIEKQCNGLDVLVNNAVFQKEAGFLQIQEQDWDHVLAVNLKAPFLCSQLAAEMMIRRGGGKIINIGSVHEMHCRRSYAPYSISKSGLLMLTKSMALELAEYNIQVNQVTPGAIATDLTGPQRQEKLLSAIPLGRVGTKQEVASMVRFLASDEAGYITGSVFVVDGGLTLGFCASRPDL
- a CDS encoding FtsX-like permease family protein, which produces MIRFLLKGVLHDRHRSLLPLIVITLGVALTVLGHAWVNGVLGESFVMSAHFSTGHLKVMTRAYSEEQAQMPIDLALIGVKEIMDELAAIGEVDWTPRIRFGGLIDFPDETGNSRSQGPVTGFAVDLLTPGSREPGRFNLTSSILSGRMPACEEEALLTHDFAEKFHIQPGDRFTFFGSTMEGGMAFGNFVVAGTVRFGAEALDHGAILIDLAAGQRMLGMQDAAGEILGFFTDNRYDQKQAQAIADHFNARRSGSADEFIPVMVTMRDQEGMAQLFDYTHSISAVLITAFVLAMSVVLWNAGLIGGLRRYGEFGVRLALGEEKSHIYRTLIYEAVLIGLIGSMIGTVIGLGLALYLQVVGLDMGDAMRASTMMMPSVIRTQVTATDFWIGFIPGLFSMTLGSALSGLGIYKRSTAHLFKELEA